In Lolium rigidum isolate FL_2022 chromosome 3, APGP_CSIRO_Lrig_0.1, whole genome shotgun sequence, the genomic window TCGCCGGCGCTCCCCGTGCCGCCGGCCGGAAATGTCCGGCAAACTCGCACAACTGCGCCGTCCGGACCAGTCCCGGTTCTCCGACGATTTTCTCCCAGTACAATCAACCAAACGAAACAAAATTTATACCATTGGAAAGCTATGATATGTACCTACATGATGCAAGAAATTCCAGCAGGATTGGTGGACTGTACGCAGAGATATTCGATCGGGAATCGGGAGGAGAAGCACACTCTGGAGGCAGGATCGCGAGGTCGAGTGCCGGGCAGGCAACTTGGGGGGGCGTCAATCCGTGGCATCGCATGGGGAGAGTGGAAGACCGTTGGATGGGAACAGATCGGACGGGTCAGGTCCAATGACGGCTGCGCGGGGTGGCGATCCGTGGCGCGGCGGTCTGGACCAATCAGCGCGCGGAGGCCGTCTTCCCGGCGTCTCCACTATATAACCAGCGCTGGCTCCGCCACGAGGTCCTCACCCACCACCGCGCACACACAAGCTCCGGCAAGAAACCTCAGCACCAGCAAGCGCTCTCCTCGCTCCCAGCCAGCATTATGTCGACCGACGTCGCCGCCACCGAGACCCCGGCACCCACCACGGAGGCGCCCGCCGCCGACCCCGTGGTCGAATCCCCGGCCgagaccgccgccgccgacccaaAGCCCGCCAAGGAGACCAAGGCGGCCAAGGCCAAGAAGCCCTCCGCCCCCAGGAAGCCGCGCGCCACCCCCGCCCACCCGACCTACCTCGAGGTACCCTTCTTCCCACCGTTCTTTCTCGTTCTCGTTCGTAATTCCGTTTGTTCGTTCGTTCCTGGATCTGACTGGTTTCGGTTCATGTTTGTTCCGCAGATGGTGACAGAGGCGATCACGACGCTGAAGGAGCGCACGGGGTCGAGCCAGGTGGCCATCGCCAAGTTCATCGAGGGCAAGCACGCGGCGCACCTGCCGGGCAACTTCCGCAAGATCCTGCTCGTCCAGCTCAAGAAGCTCGTCGCCTCGGGCAAGCTCACCAAGGTCAAGAGCTCCTACAAGCTCGCCGccaaggcccccgccgccgccaagcccaaGAAGGCCAAGCCCGCCGCCAAGAAGAAGCCGGCCGCCAAGAAGcccgccgccaaggccaaggcccccGCCAAGAAGAAGCCTGCCGCCAAGAAGCCCGCCGCCAAGGCGCCCGCCAAGAAGGCCGCGCCCAAGGCCAAGGCTCCCGCCAAGACCAAGGCCGCCGCCAAGCCCAAGGCTGCCGCTGCCAAGCCCAAGGCCGCCGCCAAGAAGGCCGCGCCGAAGGCCAAGGCCCCTGCCAAGACGAAGGCCGCCGCCAAGACCAAGGGTCGCCCCGCCAAGGCTGCCAAGACCTCGGCCACCGCCACGCCCGGGAAGAAGGCGCCTGCCGCGGCCGCTGCACCCAAGAAGCCCGCCGGCAGGAAGCCGCCCACCAAGCGGACCGCGCCGGTGaagaaggcccccgccgccgccaagaaGGCGCCCGCCAAGAAGGCCGCCAAGAAGTAGGCCAGCACTGCGGGAGTTTCCGTGCTCGGTTTCCATTAGCGGTTTTTCTTGTTCTGTGTTGTTGCTAGCTGAGTTGGGAGGGGTACTAGGCTGTAAATTTGATGTCGGGGCGGGGGTACAGCGGTCTTCCATCCTCTGGACCCATGGGGAtcatctgtgtgtgtgtgtgttgtgtgagaagatgttgatgatgacgAGCGAGTCTGTATTAGCAAGTCTGAATTCTGTAGCTGATTTAAGGGTTTATTGTAGCAACATCAGTCGAAATCACAGTAATTTAATTCCGAATTCTGCAGTTTCTTGTGTTAGCTCTGAGCTATTGTTCTCTGCATCTGACCATTGCTTTGTTGCCTGTGAGTTTGTTCTCTGCATCTGACTCATCCAAATGGAAAGTTCACTGCAGGCATATAGTTTTAGTTCTGAAGAATATACGGAGTATTTGAGATCTGAAAATGTGTTGGCGTTGAATTTAAGCAAAATCACTAATCTGCTGCATCTCCTTAGTTCTAGATCTGAAAATGGATTTGAGATCTGAATTGAGATCGATTCAGTTGGTGAGAGTTTGCTTGTTTTTTATGGCAATTCCAATCTTCTCGTCTCCAAGTTGGCTTCCGTCCAACGCCAAGTAGTACGTGGCTGGCTGGCTTTATGAGCTGTAGAAAAGGCTGTTGTATTCTCTCTGTATAAGACCGACCGGTGCGTCGGTTACTAATTCTGAATATTCAATCAATACGTTTCTAGGCCTCCGTTGATTCTGCATCAGCTGCCACTCCTCTGGGTTAATGGCCGTCTACGTGCATAGTACTGGATTCCTACAAGTGCCATGAGAGGTATTGATCTGTATATCGAAAGAAACCCGGCCTAGATGTATGGATGGGCTGCGTGTTCTTCATTCTGTGGGCTAGCATTGATGGTAGTACCTTAATGAGATCTTAATGGTGTAATAGCAATAGTCAGGCCGTTAATGGCGagtggccgccggcgccggccgtgGATTGTTGGCGGAGGCGGGAGAGAATGAGTTTGGGAAAAGGCAGCCCGGGAACATTGGGCGCAAGATTCGCAGTAACCGCCCGTCACCTGTGGCAGGCAGGCAAAGACGTTTCGGTggggcgcgcgcgcgcgctcgCTTTCAGTTTTTTCCGTTTCCGCGCTTCGACCCAGCCTCTCTCTTTCTTCAGCCAGCCAGCGATGGACCTGTAGATTCGTAGTACAGTACCTGTGGAGCCTGCCGTAGCGAGCACAGATTGGCCAGAAACTGCCATGCGAATGTGCAAACGTGTAGATGTAGATGAGTCAGTGGCTACTTGCGTGCAAACCAGAGGTAAATGAGTGGGAAAACTCGTGCTTCACCGGCCATAAAATTGGAACAATTTGAGGCCGAGATAATCATGGGTATCATGTTTACATGGATCGGGGTGGTGATGTACCGGCAgtgagggtgtgtttggtaggctgTGTCTATAGAGAATCACTATCCCTCCTCATACATGATGACCTCAACTAAGTTGAGTTGAGATATTGGCATGTGTTTGGTAGTCTGGGTTTGCTGAGACATGCTGAGTTGGGAAGTTGTTTGGTGGGTTCGTATGTGTTGAGATTAACAGGAGGTCCATATTTTACACAAAAGCCCCTAAACAAAAAAAcgaaaaaagcaatcgggtcctcagATCCCGATTGAGACGAACGTGGCCCCGATTCCGGAAGGATTCGTGCCTGGTGGGGCTTGCGTCTCGCCATAGGTCCAGAATCTCGGTGGCCGGGGCGGAGCTTGGTGCTCGGGGGCGGGACACACCAGCGGATGCCGTGGCGGCGGAGCTCGGTGGACGGGGGCGGAGCTTCATGCTCGGTTGTCGAGtccagtgatacgtcccaaacgtatctataatttcttatgttccatgctacttttatgatgatactcacatgttttatacacactttatgtcattattatgcattttccggcactaacctattgacgagatgccgaagagccggttgctgttttctgctgtttttggtttcagaaattctagtaaggaaataatctcggaattggacgaaatcaacgcccagtgtcctatttttacacgaagcttccagaagaccgaagaggatacgaagtggggccacgaggtggccagacaacagggcggcgcggcccaagccctggccgcgccggcctgttgtgtgggcccctcgtgacgccccttgacctgcccttccgcctacttaaagccttcgtcgcgaaaaccccagtacggagagccacgatacggaaaaccttccagagacgccgccgccaatcccatctcgggggattcaggagatcgcctccggcaccctgccggagaggggaatcatctcccggaggtctcttcatcgccatgatcgcctccggatcgatgtgtgagtagttcacccctggactatgggtccatagcagtagctagatggtcgtcttctcctcattgtgctatcatgttagatcttgtgagctgcctatcatgatcaagatcatctatttgtaatgctacatgttgtgtttgttgggatccgatgaatattgaatactatgtcaagttgattatcaatctatcatatatgttatttatgttcttgcatgctctccgttgctagtagaggctctggccaagttgatacttgtgactccaagagggagtatttatgctcgatagtgggttcatgcctccattaaatgcgggacgagtgacgaaagttctaaggttgtggatgtgcttgttgctacaagggataaaacatcgatgctttgtctaaggatatttgtgttgattacattacgcatcatacttaatgcaattgtccgttttttacaacttaatatcggaggggttcggatgataactcgaaggtggactttttaggcatagatgcatgtcggatagcggtctatgtactttgtcgtaatgccccgattaaatctcatagtactcatcatgatatatgtatgtgcattgttatgccttctttatttgtcaattgcccaacaagtaatttattcacccaacatccgtttatcttatgggagagacaccactagtgaactgtg contains:
- the LOC124700847 gene encoding histone H1-like is translated as MSTDVAATETPAPTTEAPAADPVVESPAETAAADPKPAKETKAAKAKKPSAPRKPRATPAHPTYLEMVTEAITTLKERTGSSQVAIAKFIEGKHAAHLPGNFRKILLVQLKKLVASGKLTKVKSSYKLAAKAPAAAKPKKAKPAAKKKPAAKKPAAKAKAPAKKKPAAKKPAAKAPAKKAAPKAKAPAKTKAAAKPKAAAAKPKAAAKKAAPKAKAPAKTKAAAKTKGRPAKAAKTSATATPGKKAPAAAAAPKKPAGRKPPTKRTAPVKKAPAAAKKAPAKKAAKK